A genomic stretch from Arachis stenosperma cultivar V10309 chromosome 3, arast.V10309.gnm1.PFL2, whole genome shotgun sequence includes:
- the LOC130967117 gene encoding uncharacterized protein LOC130967117, with amino-acid sequence MTTQIGDDLAGDSTDGESIVHIPSDILVKNSETALDDLIDFVYPDMLSNLSVENYFKDKAIVAPTLDCVTDVNNKMIARLPGQERVYLSSDSVCAEEENIEFKLDAFSPEILNGINCSGLPPHKLVLKVGAPVMLLRNID; translated from the coding sequence ATGACTACTCAAATTGGTGATGATTTGGCTGGTGATTCAACAGATGGTGAATCGATCGTTCATATACCATCTGACATTTTGGTTAAGAACTCTGAGACAGCTTTGGATGACCTCATTGATTTCGTGTATCCAGATATGTTATCCAATTTATCCGTTGAAAATTATTTCAAGGATAAAGCAATTGTTGCACCAACTTTGGATTGTGTCACTGATGTCAACAACAAGATGATTGCAAGGTTACCTGGACAAGAAAGAGTCTACTTAAGTTCAGACTCTGTGTGTGCTGAGGAGGAAAatatagaatttaagttagatGCTTTCTCGCCGGAGATTCTAAATGGAATAAATTGTTCAGGTCTACCACCACACAAGTTGGTTCTGAAGGTTGGCGCTCCTGTTATGTTACTGCGGAATATAGACTAA
- the LOC130967118 gene encoding uncharacterized protein LOC130967118 gives MEELNFDVNALANELGGYLEKLTNEQKFAYDQIIGAVSGNMGEFFLYSQGGCRKTFLWSTISCSIRSKGDIILNVVSSEIAALLLPNGRTAHSRFKISLTINEDSLCSIKQGSPLARLRSKAKLIIWDEAPMISKYCYETLDKCLRDILRCSDSYNAHLPFGGKVVVFGRDFRQILSVISRGSRQDIIQSSINSSYLWHNCKVLKLTKNMRLSLGENNNIQELRNFAK, from the coding sequence ATGGAAGAGTTGAACTTTGACGTTAATGCTCTTGCGAATGAACTAGGTGGGTATTTAGAAAAGCTAACTAATGAGCAAAAATTTGCATACGATCAAATAATTGGTGCTGTTAGCGGTAATATGGGAGAATTTTTCTTATACAGTCAAGGTGGTTGTAGAAAAACATTCTTATGGTCAACTATATCATGCTCAATTAGGTCTAAAGGAGATATCATTTTAAATGTTGTTTCGAGTGAAATTGCTGCACTTTTGTTGCCTAATGGAAGAACTGCACATTCAAGGTTTAAAATTTCTTTGACCATAAATGAAGATTCTTTGTGTAGCATTAAGCAGGGAAGTCCTCTTGCAAGATTAAGATCGAAGGCCAAATTAATCATATGGGATGAAGCTCCAATGATAAGTAAGTATTGTTATGAAACTTTAGACAAATGCCTCAGAGACATCTTAAGGTGCTCAGATTCGTATAATGCTCATTTACCATTTGGAGGTAAAGTTGTTGTTTTCGGAAGAGATTTTAGACAAATTTTATCTGTGATTTCCAGAGGCTCAAGACAAGATATAATTCAGTCTTCTATTAATTCTTCATATTTGTGGCATAACTGTAAGGTTTTAAAGCTTACAAAAAATATGAGATTGTCACTAGGTGAAAACAACAACATACAAGAACTCAGAAATTTTGCAAAATGA